The window AATGAATTTGTTATAATAACCTTTAACATCTCTCAGACTCAGAAACCTGGTCCGTATGTGAAGGAGATGAACGATGCTGCCACCTTCTACACCAACAGAGTGCTGAAGGACTACAAGGACACGTAAGTACCGTGTATCCACTGAGTTCTTCACATTAAGAGCACATGTCACTGAGGCATTGCCCTGAGAGTGTGTTCTTATGCTTCAGTGGAATGCATCAATCAGAGAATCCTGGGTAGTTTATATTCTTTCAAAACTCTTACAGTTCATAAATACTTTATTCACAGCTAACAAAATGCAAAGAATGATTTAGCTTTAATTTCCagtcattgtgtttgtttttgtccagtATGAACGTCAGCTTCCAGACTAAACTAATCCACATTAAGTTGGCGTCTTTTAGTGACATTGCAGTCCATTGAATCATATTATGTATTATagtattattttcagtttagttAATTATGatataaacaaaaatcaatttGAGATAAACTTATatttcttttgtactttttggCTTCACTATatgatgtttttcttctgcacCCTCTTCTTTCTTTAACTCACTTTCCTCACATGTCTTGTGTCCCCCCTTTCCccatcttcctccttcctcctagCGACAGGCATCATGTCGACTGGGTGCGTTCTTACTTGTCAATCTGGACAGAGGTGCAGTCCTTCATCAAACAGCACCACACTACAGGACTGGTGTGGAGCAAGAGTGTAAGTACAACATACATCTGCCTCATTTATGAGCTATTTTATTGTCAGTCAGACCACATCCTCCTATAAAAACCCTCATAATAACTTGTTTATTATTGTAGCTATCATCTAGTTTCCACTCacatgctttgttttgtttttttcatcagaagTCGCAATAGCTCCTACTTTTTgcatccatttccatttttagtTATGGAGCAGATGGTTACATAAATGACTGCagagaacatgaatgaatgaatgagttccTCTGCTGTAGCTGCACTCTGTGATTCTCCACTGAgctccaaaggaaaaaaaacacaaaaaaaactccgACTCCCACACACTCTTCTGTTTATGGATGTTTGCTCTGGGAGTCCTCAGCATTCACACTCACTACATCCCAGACATAATGATGGCTTGAAACCAAATCCTTCAACACACACTTGACCTCTTTTTATGCCCATGGCTTATAATGTAGGGGGATATAGTAGTCACTTCGTCCatctctgtctgcctgtctgtaaAGATTTTTGTCTGAGGCGCAACTCAAAAACTATTCAGTAGCTTTTCATGATACAACATAACATGAAGCAACAATTTtggtagattttatttttttgtatatatttccttttcaattgtaagaaaatatttttttaatattatgttCCTTTGCCAATATTTCAATGAATTTTGTTAAACACAAAGCTACAGTAAAAAAGTTAACAATTACCATAGTTTTGCCTGTCAGTCTAGAATTGCTTCAATGCCTCTAAAGCTCATAAATGAGCATTTCACGGgtataaaatgaaaagtttaCCTTTTTATCACAGCTAGGGCCTAAAAGGCCTTACAATAAAAGATATACTGTCGCTTCCACCCTTTATTTCTTTGTAGATGTTGAACAAATGTGACACCAAGTGTAGAttagagagatgtagagaatGTAAAGTCGGTTCAAGAGATCACTGTCTTGCAGTGTTTATGCTATGTTAAGTTTAGCTAACAGTATTTGAGTGGTATTGTTCTTCTCATCCAGTATTATTGCATATTATTTTCCTATGCTTTCACAAAAGTGGTCATTTAATATGGAGTGACTGATTTGATGTTAAGCAACTGTTTCCATCATTTGGAACCTGAGAGCGTGGAGTggctgtgtgtgtcagctgtcaGACAGCGgggctgaagtgtgtgtgtctacaagGCTGGAAGTGTGTAGAACTAACAGGTGGTCCTCAGGGTTTACTTCAATGGACGTTTTCTTCACAGGCAGACCCAGACAAAGGgtctgtgtacacacacacagcctgcgCCGTAACCTAAACTGCTGGGCTGGTCCTCATATCTGAGCAGCCGTCATCTGCTGCCCAGATAGGGCTTTAGTGACACGCGTGCACTCTGACATACAAAGGCTGACATATCGAGGaggctttacacacacacacacacacacacacacacacacacagttgtcaCTCAAAAAAACCtttggccattctaacacacATCGATCTCGTCGATTAAAAGCAAAGAGACAAGTAAGTTCTGCAAATAAAGATGAATCATTAAAGTCAGAGTTgtttaaacatttctgtttgtgcACCTGTGGGATATCTGTGGTAGGcttttttttcatatcagtaaattcagcaattttttgTTAGCAATAAAAATTATTGTCATCAGTAAGCAAGGACAATGGCAACGACAGCTTCACAAACACCGAAGTGAAGACTTCATGTCGCTTATTTTGCTCATAAAACAGTccaaaacataaatatgttaATTCTCTCATtacataacaacaacaaaaaagcaaaaggtTGCATTTGAGATGTTGGAACCATAGAAAGGTTAACATTCTCGTTTGAAATTGATTTACTTTATCAATTATCACAGTAGTTGCCAATTCATATTCTGCAAAATGATTCAGTTATCCCAGTGACTCAATTTATTTGTTATCTAAAAAATTAACAACTCTGCCCAAATGACtgtcaaaaacaatgaaaaaatgaaataacatcCAACAAAAAGCAGTATTAACCTGTTTCAGGAAGGTGTTTTCATGTACAGCCAAAAatgcacaagcacacaaacatgtaTTAACATAAAGAATTAGTCAGACAGTTTTACAGCCATGCATTAACGCATACACACACGCTTGATGGTTCTAAACTAATGGTATGCACTGAGCTGAGTGGTGTAACAGTTAATCATTGTTCAGCCATAATATTCACGACACATGTGCCTCGTGTCAAAGGTCAAGTCATGTCAGCTGTACTCAGAAGCATGCAGTGTGACAGTTTAGCCCctgtgataggtgtgtgtgtctgacagctgtGCACAGTCTTCAGACATCCAAGGGCGAGTGTGCATCTGCTCCTCTTCACACTTCATTATAGAAATCAGTAGATGAGCTGAGCTTCAGACTGGACACAGTTTACTCATTATTATAATGTAAATCAAGAGGAGCCCAAAGGAACCCAATATCTAACTGGCACTGTACAGCCTAACATAATTCAAAGACACACGACTTTATTTAAAACTCAAATCTATATCAAAAAAGTATCCCAATTGACTAAATAGATTATATCAGTCTGAGTTTTTGAGAACGTGTGTAGGAAACAATGCACAAGAGGCACAAAATACTTTAATTTGATGATTTCTAGATGGGATCAGAAAGTTTCCAAATCAACCAGATTGTAAATTACAAGAAGAAATACAAAGgtttattgtaatatttttaaaaaattaagttattaaaagtgtttttcatcTACATGTACTTGTACCTACAGGATATGCTCATTCCACACACTATGAAATTCTGAGTCGGGCCAGGCTTTAGGTTATTTATTGTGTCGTGCTCCCCCTGCGGGGAAGATTTGTTACTACATCCCTTAGCCTCAGGTCACCTTTCTCAAGAACTACTTTACATCTAaaactttcttcttttcctcagggTCCAAttgctcctccttctctctttgaCTCCCCCACCATCCCCGCAGCTCCTtgtcccccacctcctcctcccggTCCTCCTCCAGTCTTCACTGATGATGACTCTGAAATGGGCGGTGCAGCAGCACAGCACTTGGCATTGTTTGCCCAGCTCAACCAGGGCATGGACATCACTAAAGGTGTGTTGATGAATCCAACTTTTGGAGTTCGGGTGGTGGCTGTTTCTTAGGTGGGAGGGGTCATTTCTAGAATCCTCCCTAAGTCCCTGCATCTGCTTTTATAATTACACGCACTGTTGTTCTAATGAAGGTCTGAAGCATGTATCAGATGATAAGAAGACCCATAAGAACCCCAAACTACGTGACCAAGCAGCACCAGTCAAAACAAAGACCACAGCATCTGAAAAGTCATCCAGAGCAGCTGTCCAGAAGAGGCCACCATTACTGGAGCTGGAGGGGAAGAAATGGAGGGTGGTGGGTGAAATGCTCAGTTTCTCTTAAAggaatatataatataaatggaAAATGTTGTACTTCAACCAGTGGTAAAGATTTTTGATGTAATCTGCTCCCTCCTAGGAAAACTTTGAAAAGAAACATGACCTTGTGATCGATGAGACAGAGCTGAAACAAGTGGTTTACGTCTTCAACTGCAACGACTCTACCTTGCAgataaaaggaaaaattaaCTCCATCATAGTGGGTGAGTCACCTGAAAGCAAACTGTTTTCTGATTCATTCCTAACCCCAGAATAGGATTGTCCTTGACTTGTTTTGACTCCCTTCAGATAACTGTAAGAAGCTGGGTTTGGTGTTTGAAAAAGCGGTTGGGATTGTAGAGATCATCAACTCCAAAGCAGTGAAGTTACAGGTGAGAGGAACATGTTTAAGTGATTAATGTGGCATCagacacaaatattttacattttcatttatttttgtttcattcaacTTTGTTCCTACAGGTGTTGGGAACTGTTCCCACTATTTCCATCAACAAGACAGAGGGCTGCCAGGTCTACCTGAGTCAAGACTCCCTCAACTGTGACATTGTCAGTGCCAAGAGCTCTGAGATGAACATCATGGTACCACAAGGAGATGACGATTATGTAAGTGTCAAAGATAAGGTTCAGGCAGATTGTTATGACCTCACTGATGCGTTCAGATTGTGTGCTAATCCATGTTTTGCTTCTACAGAGGGAGTTTCCAGTACCGGAGCAGTTCAAGACCGTTTGGGACGGCCTCAAACTAATGACAGAACCCACTGAGATTGCAGGCTGAAGGGTGCTTAGTCCTCATCACCACTGGTTTTCAAAAATTTTCTCCATCCCCTTAATTTTACTGGTTTCCAGAGCTAAAGAAGGGATTATGTGTGAAGGAAGGTCAATCTccattttctaaaatgttttttatgtttgtggcACTTTGAAACGCATCCCCTCCAAATCGATGGATATCAGGTTTACAACTCACAGACCCAAAGTATGAAGTTTCCTTACATTTCTGTGCCATAGCAATAAAGGCATTTGTGTAAGATTTAACTTCCGAAATATGACCAATCTCATGAGATTCTTCAAAATctcattattttcattctttcatttacattcattttattctctaaGATCTGATCTACCATTAAACCCACAGCAGCAACtcattatttcacaataaagaCTAAAGATTACATAATATGTACTGTACACATGACATTCAGTGGCAGTCATGCTGGACTAGTTTGTGTCCTAGTTATCCTTTTATATGTGTATCATGGATGATAGCAATGAATTGCATTTCACTTAGAGGCACTGCATTAATGCATTGACTGCATTAACAGTCAATTTATCAAGTATCACCACACTATCTGTAATGTGTAATTATTCACCTCTGATAGTACCAATAATGTCAAGTGGTCtagttattaaaataaatagttggCAAACTACTTTCACTGTGTTACAAATTGAATGTCAAGTACTGCATTAGTAAATGTTATAATGCTCAAGGTAGTATCAATAGTCACACTTCAGAAGTACTTTTTACATACAAACCCAGTGCTTTTCAAAACTTTTAATTGACAAGAAAACAATTTGATGTAATTGTGTAatattttgcaaataaaaatcaaaatcctCACCTCTTTCTCCTTGATGTTATTGGAAATGAGAGCTACAACTTATAAAGACATAACAAGCATCAAAacaggaagattttttttccccccagggAAACAGAGCTCTACaaatgttaaacacacacaggtatcaTCAGTTTTAAACAAGCTAAAAGTAAATCAGGATATTTCAAACCACAGCTGATTTTAAACTGAAACAACAATCCTTTTACTGGGTTTCAAAGATTCAGTGTCTAATGACCAGATTTCCCTGAGAGTCTTGAGTGAAAAGTATCTCATTTTCTTCGTCGTCAACCAGAGTTTTGTGTGCAGAGGTTCTCACTGTCCTGGTGTTTATATTACTCTGATCTTTAAGTGGACTCTTGGCGTGGAGATCTCTGTGTGCTATCACCCGGAAGCCTTCAGAGTCCTGGGTAAACAACATGGCAAGGTTGTCCTCATCAAACTCTCTGCatgattgatgtgttttttttaggggggaACTATTTGGTTTTATCCACTTGAATTGTGAGTCAAGGTCTTCTTTATCTAATTTTTTCCATGGGTGCACTGGAATGTGTTTTAGAGGTAATGCAGATTTTGGTTCCATCCATTTCTGATTtgaaagaaattcaaaatgCGAGAGAACTGAGTGTTTCCTTGGGGACtgagaagagaaaaacttgttATTTTCTCTATGAACATCCATGTGAGAAGAATCACGGTGTTCAGATGATTTCTGAGTGGATGTTTTCACGTCCACGCCCATGCAATCAATAAAGTTCCTCTCACTTTGAAGACTGAAGAAGTCATTTAAATCCTTTGCTGGTATTTTTAAGGTGCTCTGGTAAAATTCATCATCAGAGTATTGGCTATACGTGAAAAGTGGGTCCTGACTCCATGCCTGTGGAACAGGTTGACTGTCATCTGACAATTCGGAGGTTGGGGTGGATCTCCTCTTACTCTGTGGTGGATTTATCTCCTCAAACGTCTCCTCTTCCAAATCAAAACTTTTGTTTTGAGAATACGTGCAACTTGCTGCCAACCCCTGCAACATTTCTTGAGGTATATTTTCAGTTTCCTCTTCATGAGCAGCAACAGCCTTAGAGTCAAGGAAGTCAAGATCTGTTTCACGTCTCCTTTTAATCCCACATGGTTCAAGTGTGGGTGCAGCTGAGGCATTAGTGGTTGAGGTAGACACTGAAGAGGGTAGCACTGGGTCCACAAGTGGTGCTTCAGAAGTAGACATCTTATTATGAACTTCTggtaaaatatgcaaaaagtATTATGTTAACATACAATGATATTTATGCTTTCAAGTTATTCTATAGCAAGTGAATAGTCTACTGCTGTTTCATTATCTTCTGACTGGTTCAGCTGAATATGATGTTGATCTTTACGTGTCTTAACCTGATGGAGTTTTTGCAGCTTACCCTTATGCTGAGGTCTGAAGAAGGTGGATATGGAGCTCTGTTTAGTCTTTGGCATTTGCATTTTTGTCTGAGTAAAGTTGAAAGCCGTAGCCGAACTGTATCCTCCACCTCCCGGCAAAGGACTGAACATTTTAGAAATACGAGGAGTGACTCCCTTCTGAAATGCAATACACGATCCTTAGACACTTAACAACAGCGGGATACTTTTAATATGGTGATACAGAATTTattaaattcattatttatctAATATCTTACAGTGAGTTACAAAAAATCACAAGTCATGACTTGAAGGTAGCTTGAATTGACTTACTCGTTTAGCTTTTACTTTCAGTTGTGAAGCGTCCAGCCAAACTCCACACTCCTCTTGAGCAGGAGCCTTCTGTGCAGATTTGGAGGCCTTCATGGTTGATGGCGAAGAGTCATTCTAAAATACTTTTGATGTATGTCAGGACTAGTTTCTATTTATTCACATAATGATTGACATCCCTCCATGTcataactttcaaaataaaactagcATTGTCCGTACCAGTTAGCCAGCTTGCTAATCCTAGCTTGTTGGAATTTCATTTCACTTGCGTTCGCCTTGTAAGGTAATTAAGCATATACCAGTTGAAACGACATCATAAAACTGtggaataaaattaatttttaatttcttgttcTTTCATATAAGCCCACGTAAATAACTTATAAACTGTCTTCATTAATAAAATTTGTCCTTGTTACGATTTGAGTCTGGCGCCCTGACGATTAGCTGCCCCTGACGTTTGACTGTAGAAACTATTAAATGTGGTAATACCGTCAAATCCATAATGTTCACCAACAGCTTCTTTAAGAGAATATCACAAAAATAAGTATGCATAAAATGAAGCGATtatatttgaaatgttgatatatatattattttaaatttacatttacacCTTTTGTACGGCACAAAGGACACCTAATATTTTGACGTCGCCGGTCCTCGCTGGAGGGTGTGTTGTTGTGACGTCATTAGCTGAAAAGGTGAGTAAGGTGTATACTAATTTCGTCGATTAAACACCAATATCGAAATAACGTAAACGTCTATTGACATCCAGTCTGCTACAACAACTTCGATCACGTCTGTTCGTGTTTGCGTTTACCGATAAGATCCAATTTGACACAGTTTTGATAAGACAAGAAGGAAGTGCTAGATGGCTAGCTTCAACAGCTAGCTTTGGTACAGCTTGTTCGAGACAATTAAAGGTCTGATGACCTTCGAGTTGGGTTATTTGTACAGTACATATGAATAAATACAGGGGATAAAACTTTAGctaattattatttcatgtatttattttgtgttttttttcggacacgttattacaacagacttcacaccatcacatttgcaacaacatccgaaaaaaagggGTGACGGGTAGAAGTCATTTGGGTTGTGAAattcccccagaatcaacaaacacctcttgttacaatatgttgtcaaccaaTTTATACATTAAACTTAACGTTTAAAATATTGTGGCACCTTGTTGTTTCAATACAGTCCCAAATAGACGTATGTGTCGGCATACGTTCActagagcccacgcagacacggggtgAACATACAAACGCCACACAgaacgggactcgaacccggaaccgtctTATGGTTTGATGTGACTAATGTTCAGCTCTCGTCAAAGACTCTGATGTTTTTATGACATTCGATCTTCCTGTGATTTTCAAAGCCCACAGATCATAGGAATATCTCCTTACATGTTGTTCATATAAAACCTTCTGACATGGCTTAAGCCTTTCCAAAGAACAACCAGCCCTGACAGGAAACGTCTTTCCCAGTCATCCAGGAGTCGTCAACCCGTCCAAACACAGACCTTTGTCCAAGCAGTAAGAAttgtcatatttctagttcatCTTCAGTGGAGTCCAGTATCTCAGTGCATCTCCAAGTCCATTACGAGCATGTGAGGGTTGATGGACTCCTGTCTCCATAGCAACGGTGAACAACAATTTACGGTGACACAGAGTGGCAGATTAGCGCAGTGCAGttgcgggttcgagtcccgtccTGTCtggaatttgtatgttctccctgtgtctgcgtgggttctcttaaCATGCACTTCAAATGAATTGgttggtgtgaatgtgtgcgtatTGTGTGTCTTTCATATGGCTCCGTGAAGCACCAGCGTCGctcctggagtgtaccctgtgtaccctgcctcacgccccaagtccgctgggaaaggctccagcaatATGAATTCAAAGAAACGCATTCTTTGGATTCATgcaatttagaaataaaaattatttttacatatacATGGTGCAAAAGGTTTGATGTTCAAAAGACTTtcctttgtgcttttttttttttttttttaaccacaataCTAATCAGTACACAATTCCTTTTCAGGTTAAGCTCTAATACATCAGCATCATGTTTCACGGGGTACCAGTCACAGGAGGTGTTGGCGGAGGTAAGAAGTTCAAATCTTATGCCTGAAATCATGCATTCAAAATATGCAGTCAACAGACTTTCAACATAACTGACAATATCcctgaaaatgttcttttgtttcttACAGCTCCAGCTAATAAACCAGAATTATATGAggtaattgtttttaaaattattttatgccTTAATCCTTGGCAAGTAGGATTTTCATGCACCTTAAAGAAACAATTACATGAACTGAATTGTAATTATCTATTTTGGATAGAAGAAATTCTTAATTATATCGGACCTCTGATAAAATCAGAAATGTGTGATATTCTACTTATTGCTGTCACCATACATCATGTCTCTTCAGGAAGTGAAATTGTATAAAAATGCAAGAGAACGAGAGAAGTAAGTGCCTTCTATTTAGCATCTCCAAATACCAACCTAATAAAGCCTCCACTGATTCATGATGTGACCAGTGTTAAAATATCTCATCAGTACATCTTTTACTCAAGGTATGATAACATGGCGGAGTTGTTCGCTGTTGTCAAGACCCTTCAGGCCTTGGAGAAGGCCTATATCAAGGACTGTGTGACACCTAATGAGTGAGTTGtgtttaaaactgaaaacatgacAACGGTGATTGTGATTGTATGTTTCTGATGTCCAAACATTGACGGTTTCAGGTACACTGCCTCATGTTCCAGGCTGCTGGTTCAGTATAAGGCTGCTTTCAAACAGGTGCAGGGCTCTGAtgtgggctccattgatgatttTTGCAGGAAGTACAGAGTGAGTTTACATTCTCATGCATCCCCATAGAACGCTGATGATTTTATGAATCATCTAATTTTGTGTACAATACTTGTGTGCCccatgtttattttgtttttaagctTGACTGCCCATTAGCAATGGAAAGAATTAAAGAGGACCGGCCAATCACCATCAAGGATGACAAGGGCAACTTGAACCGCTGCATTGCAGATATAGTTTCTGTAAGTCCTATATGTCACCTCGATCATTTTAAACAATTGACTTAGCCAATCTTATTTTGGGCTTTGgccaaataatttttttaattttttataaatgatttaGGATGTTCAGCTGCAGCACTTAAATACCTGAAGTAGTTTTACTTAATTTGTCTAATTCTCTGGGCAGTTGTTGAACAACGTGAACAACTGTTACTAACAGAGTCTACTGCCAACTTCAATCACAACTGATTAAGTCAGACAAACCAATAAAATAATGTGTTATAATGTATtataatgacaaatatattGTGTCTAGATGAAGTTGGGTATGTGTTGAGCTTTCTTCCAtggcttttcattttcttttacctCCTGTTTGCTCCAGCTTTTCATCACTGTAATGGACAAGCTGAGACTGGAGATCAGAGCCATGGATGAGgtaaacaaaagaaacacagagCCATTATAAAAAATAGACATCAACAGTTGCTAAAAGATTCTTTTCCACTAATGCAGATCCAGCCAGACCTGAGAGAACTGATGGAAACCATGAACAGAATGAGCAACATGCCTCCAGACTCCGAGGCAAAGGACAAAGTCAGCCTCTGGTTAGTTAGGTTTGGCCAACTGGTTTGCAGTGTTTGGGCTGTTCAACTTTGTGTTAGTTTCATGCAGGATTTAAGTCACAGTGACAGAGCATACTTGCTACGTTTGGAATGCTTGCATTGCACGACTTGTGTGTAAATTTGGTCTAAAAAGTCAGACGAATACAGTACTGGTCCTTAATTCTTCACCTGAACATGTCAGTgttttaatatatatgtatatattgtgCAATCTGGCTACCTTGTctttggggtggcagtggctcagtggtaaagtgggcggtagagagggtcgtcctatgatttcaagatcggc of the Antennarius striatus isolate MH-2024 chromosome 14, ASM4005453v1, whole genome shotgun sequence genome contains:
- the cap2 gene encoding adenylyl cyclase-associated protein 2, which gives rise to MEGLMERLERAVTRLEKVSTTMQASSGMANGDCINGIDGGLLQSLEVFDIIMKGPVSDYLSSSKAIGSEVEKHAEMVNKALQTQRTFLKMAATHQEPAKTELHDLLKPISDHIQEIQNFRERNRGSSLFNHLSAISESIPALGWVAVTQKPGPYVKEMNDAATFYTNRVLKDYKDTDRHHVDWVRSYLSIWTEVQSFIKQHHTTGLVWSKSGPIAPPSLFDSPTIPAAPCPPPPPPGPPPVFTDDDSEMGGAAAQHLALFAQLNQGMDITKGLKHVSDDKKTHKNPKLRDQAAPVKTKTTASEKSSRAAVQKRPPLLELEGKKWRVENFEKKHDLVIDETELKQVVYVFNCNDSTLQIKGKINSIIVDNCKKLGLVFEKAVGIVEIINSKAVKLQVLGTVPTISINKTEGCQVYLSQDSLNCDIVSAKSSEMNIMVPQGDDDYREFPVPEQFKTVWDGLKLMTEPTEIAG
- the LOC137607710 gene encoding aurora kinase A- and ninein-interacting protein → MKASKSAQKAPAQEECGVWLDASQLKVKAKRKGVTPRISKMFSPLPGGGGYSSATAFNFTQTKMQMPKTKQSSISTFFRPQHKEVHNKMSTSEAPLVDPVLPSSVSTSTTNASAAPTLEPCGIKRRRETDLDFLDSKAVAAHEEETENIPQEMLQGLAASCTYSQNKSFDLEEETFEEINPPQSKRRSTPTSELSDDSQPVPQAWSQDPLFTYSQYSDDEFYQSTLKIPAKDLNDFFSLQSERNFIDCMGVDVKTSTQKSSEHRDSSHMDVHRENNKFFSSQSPRKHSVLSHFEFLSNQKWMEPKSALPLKHIPVHPWKKLDKEDLDSQFKWIKPNSSPLKKTHQSCREFDEDNLAMLFTQDSEGFRVIAHRDLHAKSPLKDQSNINTRTVRTSAHKTLVDDEENEILFTQDSQGNLVIRH
- the vps28 gene encoding vacuolar protein sorting-associated protein 28 homolog; this translates as MFHGVPVTGGVGGAPANKPELYEEVKLYKNAREREKYDNMAELFAVVKTLQALEKAYIKDCVTPNEYTASCSRLLVQYKAAFKQVQGSDVGSIDDFCRKYRLDCPLAMERIKEDRPITIKDDKGNLNRCIADIVSLFITVMDKLRLEIRAMDEIQPDLRELMETMNRMSNMPPDSEAKDKVSLWLTTLSGMSASDELDDSQVRQMLFDLESAYNAFNRFLHSS